Proteins from a single region of Sphingomonas morindae:
- the tig gene encoding trigger factor has protein sequence MQTVETLNEGLKRAYKLTIPAKEIDARVEAQVSKVAPQVRMPGFRPGKVPANLVRKMHGPALRQEALNEAVQQGIQSLIAENKLRPAIQPQVELDEGYEDGGDAAVAVSLEILPDVPTPQIEGLTLERLTVAPQDSEIDAQIERIAAGAKRHETAPEGHVAVEGDLVVMDFKGTVDGVAFEGGTGEGMSVELGSGRLIPGFETQLEGVALGETRTLHVTFPEDYPVDTLKGKPAEFEITVTELKVPAETQIDDEFAKQLGLESLDQLKGLIRGQVEQELNGLTRTHMKRKLLDQLAAGHDFPVPPSMVEAEFQQIWAQLQHEATHEADPEAAKAELEKDRGDYLAIAERRVRLGLLLSEIGQANGVEVSAQEMQRLVAQAAQQYQPKDRERFAQYIQQDPMAAAQLRAPLYEDKVVDFLFGKAEITDRAVAREELEAAIESEDGFASGTHIHDHDHDHGHDHGHDHDHGHDHDHDHGHDHDHGHDHEHDHGAEAEAAPAETKKAAKPRAKKADEAVSEEGAEGEAAPKKPRAKKAAAPAGEGEEKPKAKRAAKKTAEEA, from the coding sequence ATGCAGACTGTCGAGACGTTGAACGAGGGGCTGAAGCGCGCCTACAAGCTCACCATCCCCGCCAAGGAGATCGACGCGCGCGTCGAGGCCCAGGTCTCCAAGGTCGCGCCGCAGGTCCGCATGCCGGGCTTCCGCCCGGGCAAGGTGCCGGCCAATCTCGTCCGCAAGATGCACGGGCCGGCGCTGCGCCAGGAGGCGCTCAACGAGGCGGTCCAGCAGGGCATCCAGTCGCTGATCGCCGAGAACAAGCTGCGTCCGGCCATCCAGCCGCAGGTCGAGCTGGACGAGGGCTATGAGGATGGCGGCGACGCCGCCGTGGCCGTCAGCCTGGAGATCCTGCCCGACGTGCCGACCCCGCAGATCGAGGGGCTGACGCTGGAGCGTCTCACCGTCGCGCCGCAGGACAGCGAGATCGACGCGCAGATCGAGCGGATCGCCGCCGGCGCCAAGCGCCATGAGACGGCGCCCGAGGGTCATGTCGCGGTCGAGGGCGATCTCGTCGTGATGGACTTCAAGGGCACGGTGGACGGCGTCGCCTTCGAGGGCGGCACCGGCGAGGGCATGTCGGTGGAGCTGGGCTCGGGCCGTCTGATTCCCGGCTTCGAGACCCAGCTCGAAGGTGTGGCGCTGGGCGAGACCCGCACGCTGCACGTGACCTTCCCGGAGGATTATCCGGTCGACACGCTCAAGGGCAAGCCGGCGGAGTTCGAGATCACCGTCACCGAGCTGAAGGTGCCGGCCGAGACCCAGATCGACGACGAGTTCGCCAAGCAGCTCGGGCTCGAGAGCCTGGACCAGCTGAAGGGCCTGATTCGCGGCCAGGTGGAGCAGGAGCTGAACGGGCTCACCCGCACCCATATGAAGCGCAAGCTGCTCGATCAGCTCGCCGCCGGCCATGATTTTCCGGTGCCGCCCTCGATGGTGGAGGCCGAGTTCCAGCAGATCTGGGCGCAGCTTCAGCACGAGGCGACGCACGAAGCCGATCCCGAGGCCGCCAAGGCGGAGCTCGAGAAGGACCGGGGCGATTATCTCGCGATCGCGGAGCGCCGCGTCCGCCTCGGCCTGCTGCTCTCCGAGATCGGCCAGGCCAATGGCGTCGAAGTGTCGGCGCAGGAGATGCAGCGGCTCGTCGCCCAGGCGGCGCAGCAGTATCAGCCCAAGGATCGCGAGCGCTTCGCGCAGTATATCCAGCAGGATCCAATGGCCGCCGCGCAGCTGCGCGCGCCGCTCTATGAGGACAAGGTCGTCGACTTCCTGTTCGGCAAGGCCGAGATCACCGATCGCGCGGTGGCGCGCGAGGAGCTGGAAGCCGCGATCGAGAGCGAGGATGGCTTCGCCTCGGGCACGCACATCCATGACCATGACCACGACCATGGGCACGACCATGGCCATGACCATGACCATGGGCACGACCATGACCATGACCATGGGCACGACCACGACCATGGCCACGATCACGAGCATGATCATGGCGCCGAGGCCGAGGCCGCGCCGGCCGAAACCAAGAAGGCCGCCAAGCCGCGCGCCAAGAAGGCCGACGAGGCGGTGAGCGAGGAGGGCGCCGAGGGCGAGGCCGCGCCCAAGAAGCCGCGCGCCAAGAAGGCGGCGGCGCCGGCCGGCGAGGGCGAGGAGAAGCCCAAGGCCAAGCGCGCCGCCAAGAAGACCGCCGAAGAGGCGTGA
- the gatB gene encoding Asp-tRNA(Asn)/Glu-tRNA(Gln) amidotransferase subunit GatB: MSDYRIAGATGDWEVVIGLEVHAQVTSNSKLFSGAATAFGAEPNAQVSLVDAAMPGMLPVPNRECIRQAVRTGLALDAVIHRWSRFDRKNYFYADLPQGYQISQLYHPLVGEGAITIEPEGGAAKTIGIERIHVEQDAGKLMHDQHPTRSYVDLNRSGVALMEIVSRPDMRSPAEAGAYVKKLRAILRYVGSCDGNMEQGSMRADVNVSVRKPGQPFGTRTETKNVNSIRFVMQAIEFEARRQVDLIEEGGTVVQETRLFDPDKGVTRSMRSKEDAQDYRYFPDPDLLPLELDEAFIEAARASLPELPDAKRRRYQEALGLSASNAEVLTADVETARWFEAMLAAGAPPKPASNWVTSELFGALNRLGRDITDSPVSPERAAALLALIADGTLSGSLAKQVFELMLETGEDPAAIVEAHGLKQTSDTGAIEAEIAKILAANPDKVADYRGGKDKLFGFFVGQTMRAMAGKANPAVVNELLKKALG; this comes from the coding sequence ACGAGCAACTCCAAGCTCTTCTCCGGTGCGGCCACGGCGTTCGGCGCGGAGCCCAACGCCCAGGTGAGCCTGGTCGACGCGGCCATGCCGGGCATGCTGCCGGTGCCCAACCGCGAATGCATCCGCCAGGCGGTGCGCACCGGGCTCGCGCTGGACGCGGTGATCCACCGCTGGTCGCGCTTCGACCGCAAGAATTATTTCTACGCCGATCTGCCGCAGGGCTACCAGATCTCGCAGCTCTACCACCCGCTGGTGGGCGAGGGCGCGATCACCATCGAGCCCGAGGGCGGCGCCGCCAAGACGATCGGGATCGAGCGCATCCATGTCGAGCAGGATGCGGGCAAGCTGATGCACGATCAGCATCCCACCCGCTCCTATGTCGATCTCAACCGCTCGGGCGTGGCGCTGATGGAGATCGTCAGCCGCCCCGATATGCGCTCGCCGGCCGAGGCCGGGGCCTATGTGAAGAAGCTGCGCGCCATCCTGCGCTATGTCGGCTCGTGCGACGGCAATATGGAACAGGGTTCGATGCGCGCCGACGTCAATGTCTCGGTGCGCAAGCCCGGCCAGCCCTTCGGCACCCGCACCGAGACCAAGAACGTCAACTCGATCCGCTTCGTCATGCAGGCGATCGAGTTCGAGGCGCGGCGCCAGGTCGATCTGATCGAGGAGGGTGGCACGGTGGTGCAGGAGACGCGCCTGTTCGATCCCGACAAGGGCGTCACGCGGTCGATGCGCTCCAAGGAGGATGCGCAGGACTATCGCTACTTCCCCGATCCCGACCTGCTCCCGCTCGAACTGGACGAAGCCTTTATCGAGGCCGCGCGCGCCAGCCTGCCCGAGCTGCCCGACGCCAAGCGCCGGCGCTACCAGGAGGCGCTTGGCCTCTCCGCCTCCAATGCCGAGGTGCTGACCGCCGATGTCGAGACCGCGCGCTGGTTCGAGGCGATGCTCGCCGCCGGCGCGCCGCCTAAGCCTGCCTCCAACTGGGTGACGTCGGAGCTGTTCGGCGCGCTCAACCGGCTGGGCCGCGACATCACCGACAGCCCCGTCTCGCCCGAGCGGGCGGCGGCGCTGCTCGCGCTGATCGCCGACGGCACCCTGTCCGGCAGCCTCGCCAAGCAGGTGTTCGAGCTGATGCTGGAGACGGGCGAGGATCCCGCCGCCATCGTCGAGGCGCACGGGCTGAAGCAGACCTCCGATACCGGCGCGATCGAGGCCGAGATCGCCAAGATCCTCGCCGCCAATCCGGACAAGGTGGCGGACTATCGCGGCGGCAAGGACAAGCTGTTCGGCTTCTTCGTCGGCCAGACGATGCGCGCCATGGCGGGCAAGGCCAATCCGGCGGTGGTGAACGAGCTGCTCAAGAAGGCGCTCGGCTGA
- a CDS encoding aldose 1-epimerase family protein — protein MTDLVTLRSADLTVTIAPLGAELQSITDAAGQDWLWDGDARWWTGRAPLLFPTVGMLADGARFDGTRYPLGKHGFAREQLFACAEADSASARFTLRDSAESLAHYPFRFELAVTHHLAARTLTTSVEISNRDSRPMPFGFGFHPALRWPLPGTGAQSRFEHIIRFDADEPEPLRAITDQGLIAAAPRVSPVHDNEIHLHDSLFEQDALVWDRPASRGLYFGVAGQPGVRVDFADMPMLGIWTKPGAGYLCIEPWHSHADAEGFAGEFADKPGVITLAPDERRTLAMALTIGVPI, from the coding sequence ATGACCGATCTCGTCACCCTCCGTTCCGCCGATCTCACCGTCACCATCGCGCCGCTCGGCGCCGAGCTGCAATCGATCACCGACGCCGCCGGCCAGGACTGGCTGTGGGACGGCGATGCGCGCTGGTGGACCGGGCGCGCGCCCCTGCTCTTCCCCACCGTCGGCATGCTGGCCGATGGCGCGCGCTTCGACGGCACGCGCTATCCGCTCGGCAAGCACGGCTTCGCCCGCGAGCAGCTTTTCGCCTGCGCGGAGGCCGATTCGGCCAGCGCCCGCTTCACGCTGCGCGACAGCGCCGAGAGCCTGGCGCACTATCCCTTCCGCTTCGAGCTGGCGGTGACGCATCATCTCGCCGCGCGCACGTTGACGACCAGCGTCGAGATAAGCAACCGCGACTCACGGCCGATGCCCTTCGGCTTCGGCTTCCACCCCGCGCTGCGCTGGCCGCTGCCCGGCACCGGCGCGCAGAGCCGCTTCGAGCACATCATCCGCTTCGACGCGGACGAGCCCGAGCCGCTCCGGGCGATCACCGATCAGGGGCTGATCGCCGCTGCCCCGCGCGTCTCGCCGGTGCACGACAATGAGATCCACCTGCACGACAGCCTGTTCGAGCAGGACGCGCTGGTGTGGGACCGGCCGGCGAGCCGCGGCCTCTATTTCGGCGTGGCGGGCCAGCCCGGGGTGCGCGTGGATTTCGCCGATATGCCGATGCTGGGCATCTGGACCAAGCCCGGCGCCGGCTATCTCTGCATCGAGCCCTGGCACAGCCATGCCGATGCCGAGGGTTTTGCGGGCGAATTCGCCGATAAGCCGGGCGTCATCACGCTCGCGCCGGACGAGCGCCGCACGCTCGCCATGGCGCTGACGATCGGCGTGCCGATCTGA